A single Dreissena polymorpha isolate Duluth1 chromosome 14, UMN_Dpol_1.0, whole genome shotgun sequence DNA region contains:
- the LOC127858478 gene encoding endoglucanase A-like, whose amino-acid sequence MGTLGYIGLAMCVFVFGRAFCSVPIEQGSSPWQTSYAGKDGYLRIQYYCTFIAPDVGFVDPGKATVSVTFDRSVHNIENWDMSILSPSSTNRPANVFQLTNLYRKDFSNFPWSFHGIWKGSITSWGPPVLTSPPVPKGTCTLMAGNGPVTTTSTPVTTKVPTVVTLTSTLPPPTPASSTTATTSGNQPMTTVPTIDQTPDLCKTYTKVQTFQLKVDAKTYPYNYVEVLCKSILFYEAQRSGRLPANQRVTWRKDSALNDGQWGSINRDLTGGWYDAGDLVKYGLPMASSTTVLLWGFLQYRGAYDMAGQTEYMYDSVRWALNYFLKLWDGQNNRFYAQVGDGRIDHNVFERPEDMTSERPVYYNGVNTPGSDVAAETASALAIGYLVFKDRDATYANQLLNTAKNIYDFAYNYRGLYSNYIADAARTYGSGGYEDELTQAGVWLYRATGIHSYLTQAESFTRNDWAWSYSWDLKEVAANILLYNVTTDSNKKATYGNHVRNFLRRWSPTGNVPYTPGGLVYRDQWGSLRYAANAAFAALLAQDLGIISQGDTDSRTALDPAAQLHYILGNNPVGLSYVVGFGRNYPKRPHHKSSFCAPAPAPQCTFTQFNSFAPHYYLLYGAMVGGPDSADQYDDSRINYQRSEVACDYNAGLQSALAGLINRKVLRP is encoded by the exons ATGGGAACTTTAGGTTACATTGGACTGGCGATGTGCGTTTTCGTGTTTGGGCGTGCATTTTGTTCAG TTCCGATTGAGCAAGGTTCGAGTCCCTGGCAAACCTCGTACGCTGGCAAGGACGGTTACCTGCGGATCCAGTACTACTGCACCTTCATCGCACCGGATGTAGGCTTCGTTGATCCCGGAAAGGCGACAGTGAGCGTCACCTTCGATAGAAGCGTACACAATATCGAG AACTGGGATATGTCCATTCTGTCCCCCTCCAGCACAAACCGGCCGGCCAATGTGTTCCAACTGACGAACTTGTATAGGAAGGACTTCTCTAACTTCCCATGGTCCTTCCATGGGATCTGGAAAGGGTCCATTACCAGCTGGGGTCCTCCCGTCCTCACTTCCCCTCCAGTGCCCAAGGGAACATGCACGCTTATGGCCGGAAACG GCCCAGTCACAACAACGTCAACGCCAGTTACAACAAAAGTGCCTACCGTTGTCACTTTAACTTCAACCCTTCCACCTCCAACTCCCGCTTCCTCAACCACCGCCACCACCTCCGGAAACCAGCCGATGACGACGGTTCCCACAATAGACCAGACCCCTGACTTATGTAAGACGTACACGAAGGTGCAGACTTTCCAGTTAAAAGTTG ACGCGAAAACGTATCCGTACAACTACGTCGAGGTCCTCTGTAAGTCCATTCTGTTCTACGAGGCACAGAGGTCTGGACGTCTACCGGCCAATCAGCGGGTCACGTGGCGTAAAGACTCTGCTCTCAACGACGGCCAGTGGGGCTCCATCAACAGGGATCTGACCGGGGGCTGGTATGACG CGGGTGATCTAGTGAAGTACGGTCTCCCGATGGCGTCCTCGACGACTGTGCTGTTATGGGGATTCCTGCAGTACCGGGGCGCGTACGACATGGCCGGTCAGACCGAATACATGTACGACAGCGTCCGCTGGGCCCTCAACTACTTCCTGAAACTCTGGGACGGGCAAAACAACCGCTTCTATGCGCAG GTTGGTGACGGGCGCATCGATCACAATGTATTTGAACGGCCAGAGGATATGACGTCAGAGAGACCCGTTTACTACAATGGCGTAAACACTCCCGGAAGTGATGTCGCTGCCGAAACTGCATCCGCTTTGGCAATTGGCTACCTGGTGTTTAAGGACAGGG ACGCCACTTACGCCAACCAGCTGCTGAATACGGCCAAGAATATCTATGACTTCGCGTACAACTACCGTGGCTTATACAGCAACTACATTGCGGACGCTGCCAGGACATATGG ATCCGGCGGTTACGAGGACGAGTTGACCCAGGCCGGTGTTTGGCTATATCGTGCCACGGGCATTCATTCCTACCTGACACAGGCGGAGTCTTTCACTCGTAACGACTGGGCCTGGTCCTACTCCTGGGACCTTAAAGAAGTCGCCGCAAAC ATCCTTTTGTACAACGTCACAACAGACAGCAACAAGAAGGCGACGTACGGAAACCACGTCCGTAACTTCCTCCGGCGCTGGTCTCCCACAGGAAATGTTCCCTACACGCCCGGGGGACTCGTGTACAGGGATCAATGGGGTTCGCTGAGATACGCCG CAAACGCCGCGTTCGCCGCTCTGCTTGCCCAGGACCTGGGAATCATCTCCCAGGGTGATACCGACTCGAGAACCGCCCTCGACCCCGCGGCCCAGCTTCACTACATCCTTGGGAACAACCCCGTTGGCCTGAGCTACGTCGTGGGATTCGGACGCAATTATCCCAAGCGTCCGCATCATAAATCCAG CTTCTGCGCCCCGGCCCCCGCTCCCCAGTGCACGTTCACACAGTTTAACAGCTTTGCGCCGCACTACTACCTGCTGTATGGCGCCATGGTCGGCGGCCCCGACAGCGCCGACCAGTACGACGACAGCCGCATCAACTACCAGCGCTCCGAGGTCGCCTGCGACTACAACGCGGGCCTACAGTCGGCGCTGGCAG GTCTTATCAACAGAAAAGTCCTCCGGCCATAG